The Lycium barbarum isolate Lr01 chromosome 10, ASM1917538v2, whole genome shotgun sequence genome includes a region encoding these proteins:
- the LOC132613611 gene encoding protein SUPPRESSOR OF GENE SILENCING 3, with product MSSSNSSAKQKGISTPTVDEINVGVGDMGLNSEQNEGWEVYARKPKNKSAGKQRVPQNPSAKAAWGNQQNRGHPDVVQKRNNGRGGSRNNWPSTSNDPRKPVRQQLYDASPAAVPPALKNGWDWSARAAASAHPKENQAPVPAADDDKASEEHEDNELDFLDESDDDLHSDEFDSDVAEMSYETRKKNPWFKQLFESLDSLSVTEINDPERQWHCPACKGGPGAIEWFTGLQSLTTHAKTKGIRVKIHRELAQLLEEELRQRGTSVIPPGEVYGRWDGIEFKDKDIVWPPMVIIMNTRLDKDDNDKWIGMGNQELLEYFSSYAAVKARHSYGPQGHRGMSVLIFEASAVGHIEAERLSEHFSEIGRDRDAWDRCSVPFYRGGNRLLYGYMADKRDIDSFNQHSAGKSRLKFEMRSYKETVWNPAKQMREDNQQLIWFKNKAAKHQMQAKALEESLSLVSEKHRQTLEENKIVRLKTKMHHEQIKEEMEFQEQFFKDQLKVIHDARNAEEDKFEKIQQEQREMVKQSNANTSSVRAEKVAKFIDLQDREMDEFVEERENLMRTHEDRVAALRRKYWEEEVELEKKFDLELAKLMEKYSPKQSDQVDSSGPM from the exons ATGAGTTCGAGCAATTCATCAGCAAAGCAGAAAGGTATCTCTACACCAACAGTTGACGAGATAAATGTAGGTGTTGGAGATATGGGGTTGAACTCTGAACAAAATGAGGGATGGGAAGTGTATGCAAGGAAGCCCAAGAACAAGAGTGCTGGGAAGCAACGGGTTCCTCAGAATCCAAGTGCAAAAGCAGCTTGGGGAAACCAGCAGAATAGGGGTCATCCAGATGTTGTTCAGAAGCGTAACAATGGACGAGGGGGTTCTAGGAATAACTGGCCGTCTACATCTAATGATCCTCGAAAACCTGTAAGGCAGCAGCTGTATGATGCATCACCTGCTGCTGTTCCTCCTGCTCTGAAGAATGGTTGGGATTGGTCTGCTAGAGCTGCTGCCTCAGCACATCCCAAGGAGAACCAAGCCCCTGTTCCTGCTGCTGATGATGATAAGGCCAGTGAAGAACATGAGGATAATGAATTGGATTTTCTTGATGAAAGTGATGATGACCTTCATAGTGATGAGTTTGATTCAGATGTGGCTGAAATGAGTTATGAGACGCGCAAAAAAAATCCCTGGTTCAAACAGCTTTTTGAATCTCTTGACAGTTTGAGTGTTACTGAGATTAATGATCCTGAACGACAGTGGCACTGCCCTGCATGCAAAGGTGGTCCAGGTGCAATTGAGTGGTTTACAGGGTTGCAATCATTGACTACCCATGCAAAAACCAAAGGAATAAGGGTCAAAATACACAGAGAACTTGCTCAACTTTTGGAGGAAGAGCTCCGTCAGAGAGGTACTTCCGTTATACCTCCAGGTGAAGTGTATGGAAGATGGGATGGCATTGAATTTAAAGATAAGGACATAGTGTGGCCACCAATGGTGATTATCATGAACACGAGGCTTGATAAAGATGACAATGACAAG TGGATTGGAATGGGAAATCAGGAGCTGCTTGAATATTTTAGCTCTTATGCTGCTGTCAAGGCTCGACATTCATACGGTCCACAAGGCCATCGTGGCATGAGTGTGTTGATTTTTGAGGCCTCTGCCGTGGGACACATTGAGGCTGAGCGTCTCAGTGAGCATTTTTCGGAAATTGGAAGAGATAGAGATGCATGGGATCGCTGTTCAGTTCCCTTTTATCGTGGGGGGAACCGTCTGCTTTATGGTTACATGGCTGATAAAAGAGACATAGATAGCTTTAACCAGCATTCAGCTG GGAAATCGAGGTTGAAGTTTGAGATGAGGTCATATAAGGAAACTGTTTGGAATCCAGCCAAGCAGATGAGGGAAGATAATCAACAACTAATTTGGTTCAAGAACAAAGCTGCTAAACACCAAATGCAGGCTAAAGCTCTTGAAGAGTCTCTCAGTCTGGTGAGTGAAAAGCACCGTCAGACATTGGAAGAGAACAAGATTGTCAGATTGAAAACAAAGATGCACCATGAACAGATCAAGGAAGAG ATGGAGTTTCAAGAGCAGTTTTTCAAGGATCAGCTCAAAGTAATTCATGATGCCAGGAATGCTGAGGAGGACAAGTTTGAAAAGATACAGCAGGAACAGCGTGAGATGGTCAAACAATCTAATGCAAATACTTCCTCGGTTAG GGCAGAAAAAGTTGCAAAATTTATCGATCTTCAAGATAGGGAAATGGACGAGTTCGTGGAAGAGAGGGAGAATCTAATGCGAACACATGAAGATAGGGTAGCTGCATTGAGACGCAAATACTGGGAAGAGGAGGTTGAACTTGAGAAGAAATTCGACCTTGAACTTGCTAAGCTAATGGAGAAGTACTCCCCAAAGCAATCTGATCAGGTCGATAGCAGTGGCCCCATGTGA